A part of Helicobacter himalayensis genomic DNA contains:
- the prfB gene encoding peptide chain release factor 2 — protein MDNYEYGELLKELSGKVENVAKMINLSALRKELEEIARLELDPNLWADSKKAGELGRQKRKITRLLESFENADRSVRDSEELFELLSAENDESSLQELFSQSSELRHTISELEIAVMLNGENDGANAIFTIQPGAGGTESQDWASMLYRMYLRWAERRGYKVELLDYQDGEEAGMKGVAFIIKGENAYGYAKSENGVHRLVRISPFDANAKRHTSFASVQVSPELDDDIQITIEEKDIRIDTYRASGAGGQHINKTESAIRITHLPSGIVVQCQNDRSQHKNKATALKMLQSKLYELERAKQQGEADSKDLSEIGWGHQIRSYVLAPYQQVKDLRSNYVTSNTSAVLDGDIDELIESVLIGMSVKEQ, from the coding sequence ATGGATAATTACGAATATGGCGAGTTATTAAAAGAGCTTAGTGGGAAGGTTGAAAATGTCGCTAAGATGATTAATCTATCGGCATTGCGAAAGGAACTAGAGGAAATTGCACGCTTGGAGCTAGATCCAAATTTATGGGCAGATTCTAAAAAAGCTGGCGAGCTTGGCAGACAAAAGCGTAAAATCACACGTCTTTTGGAATCTTTTGAAAACGCGGATAGAAGCGTGAGGGATTCTGAAGAGCTTTTTGAGCTTCTAAGCGCTGAAAATGATGAATCTAGCCTGCAAGAGCTTTTTTCTCAATCAAGCGAGCTAAGGCACACAATTAGCGAGCTAGAAATCGCGGTGATGCTAAATGGCGAAAATGATGGTGCAAATGCGATTTTTACCATTCAGCCCGGCGCTGGCGGGACAGAATCACAAGATTGGGCAAGTATGCTCTATCGTATGTATTTGCGCTGGGCAGAGCGCAGAGGGTATAAAGTCGAATTACTAGACTATCAAGATGGCGAGGAAGCGGGAATGAAAGGCGTGGCATTCATCATCAAAGGTGAAAATGCCTATGGTTACGCAAAAAGCGAAAATGGTGTGCATAGGCTTGTGAGAATCTCCCCCTTTGATGCTAATGCCAAGCGCCACACGAGCTTTGCTAGCGTGCAAGTAAGCCCTGAGCTCGATGATGACATACAAATCACAATCGAGGAAAAGGATATTAGAATTGACACCTATCGCGCAAGTGGCGCGGGCGGACAACATATCAATAAAACAGAATCCGCCATTCGCATTACACATTTGCCCTCAGGCATAGTCGTGCAATGCCAAAATGACCGCTCACAGCACAAAAACAAAGCCACCGCGCTAAAAATGCTACAAAGCAAACTCTATGAACTCGAGCGTGCAAAACAGCAAGGCGAGGCAGATTCTAAGGATTTAAGCGAGATAGGCTGGGGGCATCAAATCCGCTCTTATGTCCTAGCCCCCTATCAGCAGGTAAAAGACCTACGCTCAAACTACGTCACAAGCAATACAAGCGCGGTGCTAGATGGCGACATCGATGAGCTTATAGAATCCGTGCTTATAGGAATGAGCGTAAAAGAACAATAA
- a CDS encoding di-trans,poly-cis-decaprenylcistransferase, with product MQTLKHIAIIMDGNGRWAQNRGKNRTFGHKEGAKVVREITQYCANKNIAFLTLYAFSTENWQRPKQEVDFLMRLLERYLKSELKVYQKHNIRFVAIGDISALSKNLQNLIHLTQTQTAQNTGLTQLLALNYGSKDELSRSVLSLYKSGELARLSALDSANCLSGIARGIESHLDTKIACDVDLLIRTGGEKRLSNFLLWQCAYAEIFWTKTLFPDFTSNELETIIEKFHKRTRRFGGV from the coding sequence ATGCAAACACTCAAACATATTGCAATCATTATGGACGGCAATGGGCGATGGGCGCAAAATCGTGGCAAAAATCGCACTTTTGGGCATAAAGAAGGTGCAAAAGTTGTGCGCGAAATCACACAATATTGTGCGAACAAAAATATCGCTTTTCTTACACTTTACGCCTTTTCTACGGAAAATTGGCAGCGCCCAAAGCAGGAGGTGGATTTTCTAATGCGCCTTTTGGAGCGATATTTAAAAAGCGAGCTTAAGGTGTATCAAAAGCATAATATCCGCTTTGTGGCTATTGGCGATATTAGCGCGCTAAGTAAGAATCTGCAAAACTTAATCCACCTAACCCAAACTCAAACCGCGCAAAACACGGGATTGACGCAACTTCTCGCACTTAATTATGGTTCAAAAGATGAACTCTCTCGAAGTGTGCTTTCACTTTATAAAAGCGGTGAGCTAGCGCGTCTAAGCGCGCTAGATTCTGCAAATTGCCTTAGTGGCATTGCACGCGGGATAGAATCGCATTTGGATACAAAAATCGCTTGTGATGTGGATTTACTTATCCGCACAGGCGGGGAAAAGCGACTTTCAAATTTCTTACTTTGGCAATGCGCGTATGCCGAGATTTTTTGGACAAAGACGCTTTTTCCAGATTTCACCTCAAATGAGCTAGAAACAATTATCGAAAAATTCCACAAACGCACAAGACGCTTTGGTGGTGTGTGA
- the yaaA gene encoding peroxide stress protein YaaA, whose protein sequence is MTLLFSPSEGKNTPDFQGFVQFSAPLKYLFSTKTYKQNALSAYLHALKESSQKELLSFFGAKELDLQTLSLCQNLLTLPRIEAIKLYSGVAYKALGFESLPKNAQNFLYENLFIFSNLFGTIRASDAIPFYNLHQNKGKGAFSLKTLFKAQDSDLHTFLQTRQTRIENQIIDLRAEIYIKVAPIALPHTQIEFLKNNKKLSHSSKFYRGIYARELALKGKNLTLESLERVKFENLEFVGKEHQNARTILRYEIVT, encoded by the coding sequence ATGACTTTGCTTTTTAGCCCTAGTGAAGGCAAAAACACGCCAGATTTTCAGGGCTTTGTGCAATTTAGTGCGCCTTTAAAATATCTTTTTTCCACAAAAACCTACAAACAAAATGCGCTTAGTGCGTATTTGCACGCGTTAAAAGAATCTAGCCAAAAAGAGTTGCTTTCTTTTTTTGGTGCAAAAGAGCTTGATTTACAAACGCTAAGCTTGTGTCAAAATTTGCTTACTTTGCCTCGCATTGAAGCTATCAAACTTTATAGTGGTGTGGCGTATAAGGCGCTTGGGTTTGAAAGTTTGCCAAAAAATGCCCAAAATTTTTTGTATGAAAATCTCTTTATTTTTAGCAATCTCTTTGGCACAATTCGCGCAAGTGACGCCATTCCTTTTTATAATTTACACCAAAATAAGGGCAAGGGTGCTTTTAGCCTAAAAACACTTTTTAAAGCTCAAGATTCTGATTTGCACACATTTTTGCAAACGCGCCAAACACGCATAGAAAACCAAATTATTGATTTACGCGCAGAAATTTATATCAAAGTCGCGCCAATCGCGCTTCCGCACACGCAAATAGAGTTTTTAAAAAATAATAAAAAACTTAGCCATAGCTCAAAATTTTATCGTGGAATCTACGCAAGAGAGCTTGCACTTAAAGGGAAAAATCTCACGCTAGAATCCTTAGAGCGCGTAAAATTTGAAAACCTAGAGTTTGTGGGAAAAGAACACCAAAATGCGCGCACAATTTTGCGCTATGAAATAGTAACTTAG
- a CDS encoding glycosyltransferase, with protein sequence MFSFPHIFGKWRFLNKFWKRRVLNNPKLINYFIKTHYDINLGFLEGISTVYISQKYGGKKLGYIHIELDKLRSGKRDENECRAYLALDGLICVSHRVKQSLLELYPELAHKHIEVIYNPINKDAILHKANIKDIPKNGFVFAQIGRLSHQKGCDVLLKANKILQDNGYKYEIWFIGEGKNHQKELEEMIASQNVTNVRFLGFQDNPYAYLKTCDVCISASYYEGFALVLAESCVLGKPIIASDIPTSKEILYNETLGECGMFFESGNADSLARAMEIMYKDKRTSEAFAQKAFKHSQRFDITASVKQLERFLGI encoded by the coding sequence GTGTTTAGTTTTCCACATATATTTGGCAAATGGCGATTTTTAAATAAATTTTGGAAAAGGCGTGTATTAAACAATCCTAAGCTTATTAACTATTTCATAAAAACACATTATGATATAAATCTCGGATTCTTAGAGGGGATTAGCACCGTATATATTTCTCAAAAGTATGGCGGAAAAAAATTAGGCTATATCCACATTGAGCTTGATAAACTTAGGAGTGGCAAACGAGATGAAAATGAATGTAGAGCATATTTGGCACTAGATGGATTAATATGCGTAAGCCATAGAGTCAAACAATCTTTATTGGAGTTATACCCAGAGCTTGCACACAAGCATATCGAGGTAATATATAATCCTATTAATAAAGATGCCATTTTACACAAAGCAAATATTAAAGATATCCCAAAAAATGGTTTTGTATTTGCACAAATAGGCAGACTTAGCCATCAAAAAGGTTGCGATGTGCTTTTAAAGGCAAACAAAATACTCCAAGATAATGGCTATAAATATGAAATATGGTTTATAGGTGAGGGTAAAAATCACCAAAAAGAGCTAGAGGAAATGATAGCATCTCAAAATGTCACAAATGTAAGATTTTTGGGATTCCAAGATAATCCTTATGCTTATCTCAAAACTTGCGATGTATGCATCTCCGCTTCATATTATGAGGGCTTTGCTTTGGTGTTAGCAGAATCCTGTGTCTTAGGTAAGCCAATTATCGCAAGTGATATCCCTACAAGCAAAGAAATCCTTTATAATGAGACTTTAGGAGAATGCGGTATGTTTTTTGAAAGTGGTAATGCAGATTCTCTAGCTCGTGCTATGGAGATAATGTATAAAGATAAACGCACAAGCGAAGCTTTTGCACAAAAAGCATTCAAACACTCTCAAAGATTTGATATTACTGCAAGCGTGAAGCAATTGGAGCGATTTTTAGGCATTTAG
- a CDS encoding N-6 DNA methylase, with product MEKLLACFEYIKRYHVDMLDSISIMLELFILKNHAPEILEDFIAQGQKRKNIFAQLDLELKKLIDAEQFIAINPNINFLKIFKMLQSASTQLNDIEEFLHIVTQKKTANKLYYYSTPLEVNELLVRLLDIKDGESIYNPCYGIGSLFLIISQVTQEKHAQVSLYGEELDPRLAKVAKLICILSNLSFENLMVNDILKAPCFDSRFDKIMCNPPNVSHIGVEYLKDDKRFRELHGLAKTYSEWVFLIHALYHLKKRGVFVLRTQTLQKSSIESEFMQRFYKQGLIEAIIELPKNIFPHQNADFCVLVLSPNNKEILSIDAKNERFWKKDGKYNRLINLDSLLECFFARKNNDFCFLTPYSELPKYNLPIVKKKEQDTQTKSLLLGDLVTIFRGQRVYGGKNNTKITYYDVGLADFSDYGISKSFSTLRTLGDKAKIKKYALKAYDICLSLRGSTPKVGIFGENLNSTLAVANTGIVIVRARSKIEALGLYCYFYSHSGQKALGELYAHYIKTIDVENLKELRIPLDFKKNAEEKFQRLCDLNEKLESIKSELESLRE from the coding sequence TTGGAAAAACTTCTCGCGTGCTTTGAATACATTAAGCGCTATCATGTGGATATGCTAGATTCTATAAGTATTATGTTAGAGCTTTTTATTTTGAAAAACCATGCGCCAGAAATTTTAGAGGATTTTATCGCGCAAGGGCAAAAACGGAAAAATATTTTCGCCCAGCTTGATTTAGAGCTAAAAAAACTTATAGATGCAGAGCAATTTATCGCTATAAATCCAAACATTAATTTTTTAAAAATCTTTAAAATGCTGCAAAGTGCTTCAACCCAGCTCAATGATATTGAGGAATTTTTGCATATTGTCACGCAAAAAAAGACAGCAAATAAACTCTATTACTATTCCACGCCTTTGGAAGTCAATGAACTTTTGGTGCGTTTGCTTGATATTAAAGATGGCGAGAGTATTTATAATCCCTGCTATGGCATTGGTTCGCTGTTTTTGATAATTTCTCAAGTCACACAAGAAAAGCACGCGCAAGTCTCGCTCTATGGCGAGGAGCTAGATCCCCGCTTGGCAAAGGTGGCGAAGCTTATTTGCATACTTTCAAATCTAAGCTTTGAAAATCTTATGGTAAATGATATTTTAAAAGCACCTTGCTTTGATTCTCGCTTTGATAAGATTATGTGTAATCCGCCAAATGTCTCACATATCGGCGTGGAATATCTCAAAGATGATAAACGCTTTCGCGAGTTGCACGGGCTAGCAAAGACTTATTCTGAATGGGTGTTTTTAATCCACGCGCTCTATCATCTTAAAAAGCGCGGTGTGTTTGTTTTGCGCACGCAAACCCTGCAAAAATCAAGCATTGAAAGCGAATTTATGCAACGATTCTATAAGCAAGGGCTAATAGAGGCAATTATCGAGCTACCAAAGAATATTTTTCCACACCAAAATGCGGATTTTTGCGTGTTGGTGCTTTCCCCAAATAACAAGGAGATTCTAAGCATTGATGCCAAAAATGAGCGCTTTTGGAAAAAAGATGGCAAGTATAATCGCCTGATAAATTTAGATTCTCTGCTGGAATGCTTTTTTGCGCGCAAAAATAATGACTTTTGCTTTCTCACGCCTTATAGCGAACTGCCAAAATACAATCTTCCCATTGTGAAAAAAAAAGAGCAAGATACCCAGACAAAAAGCCTTTTACTTGGTGATTTAGTAACAATTTTTCGCGGACAGCGCGTCTATGGTGGGAAAAATAATACAAAAATCACTTATTATGATGTCGGTTTAGCAGATTTTAGCGATTATGGAATCAGCAAAAGCTTTAGCACCTTGCGCACATTAGGAGATAAAGCAAAGATAAAAAAATACGCGCTCAAAGCCTATGATATTTGCCTTTCTTTACGCGGAAGCACACCAAAGGTTGGTATTTTTGGTGAGAATCTCAACTCCACCCTTGCAGTGGCAAATACGGGCATCGTCATCGTGCGCGCAAGAAGCAAGATTGAAGCACTTGGACTCTATTGCTACTTTTACTCACATAGCGGACAGAAGGCACTTGGTGAGCTTTATGCACATTACATTAAAACCATCGATGTGGAAAATCTTAAAGAGCTTAGAATCCCGCTTGATTTTAAAAAGAATGCCGAAGAGAAATTTCAGCGCCTTTGTGATTTAAATGAAAAATTAGAATCCATCAAATCCGAGCTAGAATCTTTGCGCGAGTAA
- a CDS encoding LPP20 family lipoprotein encodes MKNKVLRGSIVATMVLFVSGCGGLFDVGGNANNANGLIPPSAQGGNYAPITPPTYPPMPAYNQSPNLLSTQNTQRPQRVNTMVIDKVEISGVKDNEPKFDRDDSIISRRNNHEEALIPNSPMLTETNIIELNAVGMGIPPENTISPGQAMALAKRAAIVDAYRQIGEKMYGIRLNAQDTVKDMVVQNSTVRTKVQALIRNAEISESIWKDGVMQVSMQLKLDGRIWYKVLSGGR; translated from the coding sequence ATGAAAAACAAAGTGCTTAGAGGATCAATAGTCGCCACGATGGTGCTTTTTGTCAGTGGTTGTGGTGGATTGTTTGATGTGGGGGGCAATGCGAACAATGCAAATGGGCTTATCCCTCCAAGCGCGCAAGGTGGGAACTACGCGCCAATAACGCCACCAACCTATCCGCCAATGCCAGCATACAATCAAAGTCCAAATTTGCTTTCCACCCAAAACACACAACGCCCACAGCGTGTAAATACAATGGTTATTGACAAAGTGGAAATTTCAGGTGTGAAAGACAATGAACCAAAGTTTGATAGAGATGATTCTATTATCTCCAGACGTAATAATCACGAAGAAGCACTTATCCCAAATTCACCAATGCTTACTGAAACAAACATTATCGAGCTAAATGCCGTAGGTATGGGAATCCCACCAGAAAATACTATTTCTCCCGGACAAGCAATGGCACTTGCAAAACGTGCGGCAATCGTAGATGCATACAGGCAAATAGGCGAAAAAATGTATGGTATCCGCTTGAATGCACAAGATACGGTAAAAGATATGGTGGTGCAAAATTCAACCGTTAGGACAAAAGTGCAAGCCCTTATTCGCAATGCTGAAATAAGCGAGAGCATTTGGAAAGATGGTGTTATGCAAGTAAGTATGCAACTAAAACTTGATGGTAGAATCTGGTATAAAGTCCTATCTGGTGGCAGATAA
- a CDS encoding menaquinone biosynthesis family protein — protein sequence MDAKCSQAEAKCDLTARDDTNAGNKSQIFTPKTRNLSVAHSPDADDLFMYYALNFGWISTPHLRFESCAQDIQTLNDAALQSHFDISAISFALYPLIAQNYALLRTGVSFGNGYGPKLIKKSQTHLKQNFKVALSGAHTTNALLFRLAYPNARIVYKNFLDIESSVLNGEVDAGVLIHESILEFDSSLVVEAELWDIWEDLSGGGLPLPLGGMAISRSLPLNIALECEDALTQAVKVAVNNKKILSKMLLERNLVRVDSQKLEVYLNLYANADSATLSDLQKSAIDRLFALGFDAGIYAQKLLSEDFLLPKNYNSLRYS from the coding sequence ATGGACGCAAAATGTAGCCAAGCGGAGGCAAAGTGCGATTTGACTGCACGAGATGATACCAATGCAGGGAATAAAAGCCAAATTTTCACACCCAAAACGCGCAATTTAAGTGTGGCGCATAGCCCTGATGCTGATGATTTGTTTATGTATTATGCGCTCAATTTTGGCTGGATTAGCACACCGCATTTGCGTTTTGAATCTTGTGCGCAGGATATTCAAACCCTCAATGACGCCGCTTTGCAATCACACTTTGATATAAGCGCGATTTCTTTTGCACTTTATCCACTTATCGCGCAAAATTACGCGCTGTTGCGCACGGGCGTGAGCTTTGGCAATGGCTATGGACCAAAACTTATTAAAAAATCCCAAACGCATTTAAAGCAAAATTTTAAAGTAGCCCTTAGTGGCGCACACACGACAAATGCGCTACTTTTTAGGCTTGCGTATCCGAATGCGCGCATTGTGTATAAAAATTTCCTTGACATAGAATCTAGCGTGTTAAATGGCGAAGTTGATGCGGGTGTGCTAATCCACGAATCGATTTTAGAGTTTGATTCTAGCCTTGTGGTGGAAGCCGAGTTGTGGGATATTTGGGAGGATTTGAGCGGTGGTGGGTTACCATTGCCTCTTGGTGGTATGGCGATTTCGCGCTCACTTCCGCTTAATATTGCGCTTGAGTGCGAGGACGCGCTCACACAAGCTGTCAAAGTCGCGGTAAATAACAAAAAAATCCTAAGCAAAATGCTTTTAGAGCGCAATTTGGTGCGGGTGGATTCTCAAAAGCTAGAAGTGTATTTGAATCTCTACGCAAACGCAGATTCTGCGACTTTGAGCGATTTGCAAAAAAGCGCGATTGATAGGCTGTTTGCGCTAGGATTTGATGCGGGCATTTATGCTCAAAAGCTTTTGAGCGAGGATTTTCTTTTGCCCAAAAATTATAATTCCTTGCGTTATAGCTAG
- a CDS encoding acyltransferase, with translation MKSQDSIKLQDSAINPKSCAKGVHIITPCNIYGCELGENVFVGPFCEIQSEVKIGARTRVQSHSFICSLVEIGEECFIGHGVMFVNDLFKEGAPTKDKAQWQSTKIGNNVSIGSNATILPVNICDNVVIGAGSVVSKDITKSGFYAGNPARLLRKL, from the coding sequence ATGAAATCACAAGATTCTATAAAATTACAAGATTCTGCCATCAACCCAAAATCCTGCGCCAAAGGCGTGCATATCATCACACCTTGCAATATTTATGGTTGCGAGCTTGGTGAAAATGTGTTCGTGGGACCATTTTGCGAAATCCAAAGTGAAGTAAAAATCGGCGCAAGAACGCGCGTGCAAAGCCATAGCTTTATTTGCTCGCTTGTGGAGATTGGGGAGGAGTGCTTTATTGGGCACGGCGTGATGTTTGTGAATGATTTGTTTAAAGAGGGTGCGCCGACAAAAGACAAAGCGCAGTGGCAAAGCACAAAAATTGGCAACAATGTAAGCATTGGCTCAAATGCGACAATCCTACCTGTAAATATCTGTGATAATGTCGTCATTGGCGCAGGAAGCGTAGTGAGCAAAGATATTACAAAAAGTGGATTCTATGCGGGGAATCCTGCGCGCCTTTTGCGGAAATTGTAA
- the mqnE gene encoding aminofutalosine synthase MqnE, whose product MKDILESALCGDELSAQEFSKLYELDLFVLGNAADSIRQEKYQKKTFFNINRHINPSNICADICKFCAFSAHRKNPNPYEMSIDEILSQAIQSAKKGAKEVHIVSSHNPNYTYEWYLNVFREIKKALPELHIKALTAAEVDFLDRKFNKGFERVLEDMAENGVDSMPGGGAEIFAPKVREYICKGKVKAHRWLEIHKYWHSLGKMSNATMLFGHIESREDRIDHMLQLRGAQSEKEKVDSKKGGFNAFIPLLYQKQNNYLKVGEFPSGQEILKTIAIARILLHNIPHIKAYWATLGLNLALVAQEFGADDMDGTIEVESIQSAAGAKSRHGISKDELIYQIKDAGFVPVERDSLYNECGVY is encoded by the coding sequence ATGAAAGATATTTTAGAATCTGCGCTATGTGGAGATGAGCTAAGCGCGCAAGAATTTAGCAAACTCTATGAGCTTGATCTTTTCGTGCTTGGTAATGCTGCAGATTCTATAAGACAAGAAAAATACCAAAAAAAGACTTTTTTTAATATCAATCGCCACATTAATCCTAGCAATATTTGCGCGGATATTTGCAAGTTTTGTGCCTTTAGCGCGCATAGGAAAAATCCAAATCCTTATGAAATGAGTATTGATGAAATCCTAAGTCAAGCCATTCAAAGTGCTAAAAAAGGCGCAAAAGAGGTGCATATCGTCTCAAGTCACAATCCAAACTATACCTATGAATGGTATTTAAATGTGTTTAGAGAGATTAAAAAAGCCTTGCCAGAGCTTCATATTAAAGCGCTCACCGCGGCGGAGGTGGATTTTTTAGACAGGAAATTTAACAAGGGTTTTGAGCGCGTATTAGAAGATATGGCAGAAAATGGCGTGGATTCTATGCCCGGAGGTGGGGCGGAGATTTTCGCACCAAAAGTGCGTGAGTATATTTGCAAGGGAAAGGTAAAGGCGCACAGATGGCTTGAAATCCACAAATACTGGCATTCTCTTGGTAAGATGAGTAATGCCACGATGCTTTTTGGGCATATAGAATCTAGGGAGGATAGGATTGATCATATGCTTCAGCTAAGGGGTGCGCAAAGTGAAAAGGAGAAGGTAGATTCTAAAAAAGGTGGGTTTAATGCCTTTATCCCGTTGCTCTATCAAAAGCAAAATAATTACTTAAAGGTGGGTGAGTTTCCTAGTGGGCAGGAGATTCTCAAGACCATTGCAATTGCTAGGATTTTGCTTCATAATATCCCGCACATTAAGGCGTATTGGGCGACTTTGGGGCTTAATCTCGCACTTGTGGCGCAGGAATTTGGCGCAGATGATATGGACGGGACAATAGAGGTGGAAAGCATACAATCCGCTGCTGGTGCTAAAAGCAGGCACGGCATTAGCAAAGATGAGCTTATTTATCAAATAAAAGACGCGGGATTTGTCCCTGTGGAGCGAGATTCTCTCTATAACGAATGTGGGGTGTATTAA
- the oadA gene encoding sodium-extruding oxaloacetate decarboxylase subunit alpha, producing the protein MIKITENSLRDGQQSLLATRMRTEDMIEAARLFEKVGFHSVEVWGGATYDACLRYTKEDPFERLATFKEIFKTTPLQMLVRGQNLIGYRHYADDVVEEFIRLSAQAGMDIFRIFDAFNDARNLKTCIESIKKYGKHAQGAICYTTSPVHTTKGFVEYAKEMVKMGCDSLAIKDMAGLLTPFKAYELVKALKEEINLQLSLHTHSTAGFAFGAHLKALEAGVDVLDLANSALSEGTSHPCTQSMVATLKGSKYDSGLNIELMEQASDILRRNRKKYAKFESVYNQIDTRVLLSQIPGGMISNMANQLREQNALDRMEEVMEEIPRVREDFGYPPLVTPSSQIVGTQAVLNVLMGERYKTITTETRNVIKGLYGKTPAPISQNLIQKVLGKEKPNTKRPADLLSPELAEAKSESKDFAKSETDVISYAIFGGIAKAFLTERNADKLKPESLENFEDKGADKLPKEFAITINGEQYEIKIEGSGEKSAGVRPFFMRVDGELREVYVEALGETSAREKQDSKPKGLPQATCPGHATSAMPGTLTKLKVKVGESVKVGDTLAIIEAMKMENEVLAAVDGVVKEIYAVEGTQVGSGVAIMFIG; encoded by the coding sequence ATGATAAAAATCACAGAAAATTCTTTGCGTGATGGACAACAATCCCTCCTTGCGACAAGAATGCGCACGGAGGATATGATAGAGGCAGCAAGGCTGTTTGAAAAAGTCGGCTTTCATAGCGTGGAAGTGTGGGGTGGCGCGACCTATGATGCGTGCTTGCGCTATACAAAGGAAGACCCATTTGAGCGTCTTGCGACTTTTAAGGAAATTTTTAAAACCACACCATTGCAAATGCTCGTGCGCGGGCAGAATCTCATCGGTTATCGCCATTATGCTGATGATGTAGTGGAGGAATTTATCCGCTTAAGTGCGCAGGCGGGAATGGATATTTTTAGAATCTTTGATGCTTTCAATGACGCGCGCAATCTCAAAACCTGCATAGAATCTATCAAAAAATATGGTAAGCACGCGCAAGGCGCGATTTGCTACACGACTTCACCCGTGCATACGACAAAGGGCTTTGTGGAATATGCAAAAGAAATGGTGAAAATGGGCTGCGATTCTCTAGCAATTAAGGATATGGCGGGCTTACTAACGCCTTTTAAAGCGTATGAACTTGTGAAAGCTTTAAAAGAAGAGATTAATTTGCAGCTTAGTCTGCATACGCATTCAACGGCTGGGTTTGCTTTTGGTGCGCATTTAAAAGCGCTAGAGGCAGGCGTTGATGTGCTTGATTTGGCAAATTCTGCATTGAGTGAAGGCACAAGTCACCCTTGCACGCAATCAATGGTAGCTACGCTCAAAGGAAGTAAGTATGATAGCGGGCTAAATATTGAACTAATGGAGCAGGCAAGTGATATTTTGCGTCGCAATCGCAAGAAATACGCGAAGTTTGAATCTGTGTATAATCAAATCGATACGCGCGTGCTTCTCTCTCAAATCCCCGGCGGTATGATTTCAAATATGGCAAATCAACTAAGAGAGCAAAACGCGCTTGATAGAATGGAAGAGGTGATGGAGGAGATTCCGCGTGTGCGCGAGGATTTTGGGTATCCGCCACTTGTTACGCCTTCAAGCCAGATTGTCGGCACGCAGGCGGTGCTAAATGTGCTTATGGGCGAGCGTTACAAAACTATCACAACTGAAACGCGCAATGTCATTAAAGGGCTGTATGGCAAAACGCCCGCGCCAATTTCCCAAAATCTCATACAAAAAGTTTTGGGAAAAGAAAAGCCAAATACAAAGCGTCCAGCGGATTTGCTTTCGCCTGAACTAGCAGAGGCAAAAAGTGAATCTAAAGACTTTGCAAAAAGTGAGACAGATGTGATTTCATACGCAATTTTCGGCGGTATTGCAAAGGCATTTTTGACCGAGCGCAACGCAGATAAACTAAAGCCTGAAAGTTTGGAAAATTTTGAGGATAAAGGCGCGGATAAATTACCAAAAGAATTTGCGATTACCATTAATGGTGAGCAGTATGAGATTAAGATTGAAGGCAGTGGCGAGAAAAGCGCGGGTGTGAGACCATTTTTTATGCGCGTAGATGGGGAATTGCGTGAAGTGTATGTTGAGGCATTGGGCGAGACTTCTGCGCGTGAAAAGCAAGATTCCAAACCAAAGGGACTACCACAGGCTACTTGCCCAGGACATGCTACAAGTGCAATGCCCGGCACGCTTACAAAGCTAAAAGTAAAAGTTGGAGAGAGTGTGAAAGTCGGCGATACGCTTGCAATCATTGAGGCGATGAAAATGGAAAATGAGGTGCTAGCGGCTGTTGATGGTGTGGTAAAGGAGATTTATGCAGTTGAAGGCACACAAGTTGGCAGTGGCGTGGCGATAATGTTTATTGGGTAG